A window of Pseudodesulfovibrio hydrargyri contains these coding sequences:
- the rfaE2 gene encoding D-glycero-beta-D-manno-heptose 1-phosphate adenylyltransferase — protein MSLPDNPKLMSIRTFLKRKGVFAPGHRLVFTNGCFDILHPGHVDLLQRCRAMGDSLVLGLNSDESVKMLGKGDDRPLNTAEERAFVLAGLACVDHIIIFHESTPLELIKACRPQILVKGGDWPVDQIVGADVVAKAGGEVHSLPLLEGYSTTAFLERVRG, from the coding sequence ATGTCCCTGCCCGATAATCCCAAGCTCATGTCCATCCGCACCTTCCTCAAACGGAAGGGTGTGTTTGCCCCCGGACACCGGCTCGTCTTTACCAACGGCTGCTTCGATATCCTCCACCCCGGCCACGTGGACCTGCTCCAGCGCTGCCGCGCCATGGGCGATTCCCTGGTGCTCGGCCTCAACTCCGACGAGTCCGTCAAGATGCTCGGCAAAGGCGACGACCGCCCCCTGAACACCGCCGAGGAACGCGCCTTCGTGCTCGCTGGGCTCGCCTGCGTGGACCACATCATCATCTTCCATGAATCCACCCCGCTCGAACTCATCAAGGCCTGCCGCCCCCAGATCCTGGTCAAGGGCGGCGACTGGCCCGTCGACCAGATCGTCGGCGCCGACGTGGTCGCCAAGGCGGGCGGCGAAGTGCACAGCCTGCCGCTTTTGGAAGGGTACTCCACGACGGCGTTTTTGGAGAGAGTGCGGGGCTAG
- a CDS encoding glycosyltransferase gives MADPLFKVDMHVHSRFSTRPSQWILQKIGCPESFTEPRRLYDIALSRGMDMVTITDHNTIAGALEIAHLPNTFISEEITTYFPEDRCKLHVLAYYITEAQHEDIQRCRDNVFDLVPYLREQNIVHVLAHPLFAVNDRLTPAHFEQALLLFNILEENGTRDARQNRTLRDIAARLTPLDIDRLANTHNIEPYGDEPWEKGITGGSDDHSSLNIARMHTVFPGQPCLNNVLTGLAEHTTRPAGSPATPRTMAHNLYGIAYQFYRSRTGSLSPEVSEHLCFRFIKAALYPGDEPRQTLSTLLQRIIGRGKATLHREYGPTDSVQGLLLKEAADIIAHDPTLLRIARGKVDDVITLEREWARFVSLAANRVLAQFADRTLNSVLGANLFDVFHSIGSAGSLYTLLAPYFVGYDLFSTERAFSNQCLDRFRKKNARTSDDLKIAHFTDTFDEINGVARTIRQQLKMVARHGKDMTVITCGARADVPGAVSFEPVGRFDIPEYPEISLAYPPFLDMLTHCFEQEYDCILAATPGPVGLAALAISKILKLPFHGTYHTAFPEYVGAFTEDAGLEDGCWRYMSWFYNQMQVIYAPSEATKFELIDRGIDPGKIVTYPRGVDTERFHPAKRNGFFSRFDIGGGTKLLYVGRVSKEKGLDTLTEAFRKAARMRDAIQLIVVGDGPYLAEMQRALRSTPATFTGVLKGEALAQAYASADLFVFPSATDTFGNVVLEAQASGLPVIVTDKGGPAENVLPNETGLIVPAGDPDSLLRAILHMVDTPERIQYMRRKARSHVENRTFDATFLKTWEIFGDHVAA, from the coding sequence ATGGCTGACCCCCTGTTCAAGGTGGACATGCACGTCCACTCACGCTTCTCCACGCGCCCGTCGCAGTGGATTCTGCAGAAGATCGGCTGCCCAGAGAGCTTCACCGAGCCGCGACGCCTCTACGACATCGCGCTCTCCCGGGGCATGGACATGGTCACCATCACCGACCACAACACCATCGCCGGAGCGCTGGAGATCGCCCACCTGCCGAACACCTTCATCAGCGAGGAGATCACCACCTACTTCCCCGAGGACCGCTGCAAGCTCCACGTCCTGGCCTACTACATCACCGAGGCCCAGCACGAGGACATCCAGCGCTGCCGGGACAACGTCTTCGACCTGGTGCCCTACCTGCGCGAACAGAACATCGTCCACGTCCTGGCCCACCCGCTTTTCGCGGTCAACGACCGGCTCACTCCGGCCCACTTCGAACAGGCCCTGCTCCTGTTCAACATCCTCGAGGAGAACGGCACCCGCGACGCCCGCCAGAACAGGACCCTGCGCGACATCGCCGCCCGCCTCACCCCGCTGGACATCGACCGGTTGGCCAACACCCACAACATCGAGCCCTACGGCGACGAGCCGTGGGAAAAAGGCATCACCGGCGGGTCCGACGACCATTCCTCCCTGAACATCGCGCGCATGCACACCGTGTTCCCGGGCCAGCCCTGCCTGAACAACGTTCTGACCGGGCTGGCCGAGCACACCACCCGGCCCGCGGGGAGCCCGGCCACCCCCCGGACCATGGCCCACAACCTCTACGGCATCGCCTACCAGTTCTACCGCTCGCGCACCGGATCCCTCTCGCCCGAGGTCTCCGAACATCTCTGCTTCCGGTTCATCAAGGCCGCGCTTTACCCCGGCGACGAGCCCAGGCAGACCCTGTCCACCCTGCTCCAGCGCATCATCGGGCGAGGCAAGGCCACCCTGCACCGCGAATACGGCCCCACCGACTCGGTCCAGGGACTGCTCCTCAAGGAGGCCGCCGACATCATCGCCCACGACCCTACCCTGCTGCGCATCGCCCGGGGCAAGGTCGACGACGTCATCACCCTGGAACGCGAATGGGCCCGCTTCGTCTCCCTGGCCGCCAACCGCGTGCTCGCCCAGTTTGCGGACCGCACCCTCAACTCGGTGCTCGGCGCCAATCTCTTCGACGTCTTCCACTCCATAGGCTCGGCCGGATCGCTCTACACCCTGCTCGCCCCCTACTTCGTGGGCTACGACCTCTTTTCCACCGAACGGGCCTTTTCCAACCAGTGCCTCGACCGCTTCCGCAAGAAGAACGCGCGCACCAGCGACGACCTCAAGATCGCCCATTTCACCGACACCTTCGACGAGATCAACGGCGTGGCCCGGACCATCCGCCAGCAGCTCAAGATGGTCGCCCGGCACGGCAAGGACATGACCGTCATCACCTGCGGAGCCAGGGCCGACGTGCCCGGCGCGGTCTCCTTCGAGCCCGTGGGCCGCTTCGACATCCCGGAATACCCCGAAATCTCGCTGGCCTATCCGCCGTTTCTCGACATGCTCACCCACTGCTTCGAGCAGGAATACGACTGCATCCTGGCCGCCACCCCCGGCCCGGTCGGCCTGGCCGCCCTGGCCATTTCCAAAATCCTGAAACTCCCCTTCCACGGCACCTACCACACCGCCTTTCCCGAATACGTCGGGGCGTTCACCGAGGACGCGGGCCTGGAAGACGGCTGCTGGCGCTACATGTCCTGGTTCTACAACCAGATGCAGGTCATCTACGCGCCCAGCGAGGCGACCAAGTTCGAACTCATCGACCGGGGCATCGATCCCGGCAAGATCGTCACCTACCCGCGCGGCGTGGATACCGAACGGTTCCACCCGGCCAAGCGCAACGGCTTTTTCAGCCGGTTCGACATCGGCGGCGGCACCAAGCTCCTCTACGTGGGCCGCGTGTCCAAGGAAAAGGGGCTGGACACGCTCACCGAAGCTTTCCGCAAGGCCGCCCGCATGCGCGACGCCATCCAGCTCATCGTGGTCGGCGACGGCCCGTATCTCGCCGAGATGCAGCGCGCCCTGCGCTCCACCCCGGCCACCTTCACCGGCGTGCTCAAGGGCGAGGCCCTGGCCCAGGCCTACGCCAGCGCCGACCTGTTCGTCTTCCCCTCGGCCACCGACACCTTCGGCAACGTGGTTCTCGAGGCCCAGGCCTCGGGTCTGCCCGTCATCGTCACCGACAAGGGCGGCCCGGCCGAAAACGTCCTGCCCAACGAAACCGGCCTCATCGTCCCCGCCGGAGACCCCGACTCCCTGCTCCGCGCCATCCTCCACATGGTCGACACCCCGGAACGCATCCAATACATGCGCCGCAAAGCCCGCTCCCACGTGGAGAACCGCACCTTCGACGCCACCTTTTTGAAGACCTGGGAGATATTCGGCGACCACGTGGCCGCGTAG
- a CDS encoding TraR/DksA family transcriptional regulator, producing the protein MTRNQIREIRSHLMQGLHSINGQLTGGITALENCPDDTDFASQLAQHGLSVAMQRRRVARIREIEAALKRLSHSDYGICEECGEEIGVARLKANPSARLCVHCQAAEDEGLNRRCA; encoded by the coding sequence ATGACCAGGAACCAGATCAGGGAAATCAGGTCCCACCTCATGCAGGGCCTGCACAGCATCAACGGCCAATTGACCGGCGGCATCACCGCCCTCGAGAACTGCCCCGACGACACCGACTTCGCCTCCCAACTGGCCCAGCACGGCCTTTCCGTGGCCATGCAGCGCCGCCGGGTGGCCCGCATCCGCGAGATCGAGGCGGCCCTCAAGCGCCTGTCCCATTCCGACTACGGCATCTGCGAGGAGTGCGGCGAGGAGATCGGGGTGGCCCGGCTCAAGGCCAACCCCTCGGCCCGCCTCTGCGTGCACTGCCAGGCCGCCGAGGACGAAGGGCTGAACCGGCGCTGCGCCTAG
- a CDS encoding DMT family transporter, which produces MKWMFFLFALVAGAGLPIQTGINLRLRESLLDSVWVSAISFTVGAVTLFAYLLVSRTPSPSLAMAASAPAWTWTGGMLGAFFVFAGIVLAGQIGATSTMAWLLLGQIVASLALDHYGVLGYQLHAVSWPRVFGVCLLLAGALLVNKY; this is translated from the coding sequence ATGAAGTGGATGTTTTTTCTTTTCGCCCTGGTGGCCGGGGCGGGACTGCCGATCCAGACGGGCATCAACCTTCGGCTGCGCGAGTCGTTGTTGGATTCGGTCTGGGTCTCGGCCATCTCCTTCACCGTGGGCGCCGTGACCCTGTTCGCCTACCTGCTGGTCTCGCGCACGCCCTCGCCCTCGCTCGCCATGGCCGCCTCGGCCCCGGCCTGGACCTGGACGGGGGGGATGCTGGGGGCGTTTTTCGTCTTCGCCGGCATTGTCCTGGCCGGGCAGATCGGGGCGACGAGCACCATGGCCTGGCTGCTGCTCGGCCAGATCGTGGCCTCCCTGGCCCTGGACCACTACGGCGTGTTGGGGTATCAGTTACATGCGGTGTCCTGGCCCCGCGTCTTCGGGGTGTGCCTGCTGCTGGCCGGGGCCCTGCTGGTCAACAAATACTAA
- a CDS encoding UbiA-like polyprenyltransferase: protein MSFAKDLAAVCRMVKIEHSVFALPFAYMGAFLAAGGWPGLYNMIVLTVAMVAVRSFAMAFNRYADLDIDRENPRTQKRELVTGELSTRFTLVFIAAAALVFVAACALMNSLCLLFSPVALVMAASYSFCKRFTYWCHFVLGSVLGLAPVAGWICVTPSISLPSVLLFCGVTLWVAGFDLLYASQDADFDRGRGLWSIPARLGIPSALFISTLSHVAAAAFFLLAGWAAQLGGVYFTVAALLGVTLMAEHMLVKADDMSRVNVAFFTMNGVISVVLFLATVIDLAVRG from the coding sequence ATGAGCTTTGCCAAGGATCTGGCCGCCGTGTGCCGGATGGTCAAGATCGAGCATTCGGTCTTTGCCCTGCCTTTCGCCTATATGGGCGCGTTCCTGGCCGCCGGAGGGTGGCCCGGGCTGTACAACATGATCGTGCTGACCGTGGCCATGGTGGCCGTGCGCTCCTTTGCCATGGCCTTCAACCGCTACGCCGATCTGGACATCGACCGCGAGAATCCGCGCACCCAGAAGCGCGAGCTGGTCACGGGCGAGCTGTCCACCCGGTTCACCCTGGTCTTCATCGCGGCCGCGGCCCTGGTCTTTGTGGCCGCCTGCGCGCTGATGAACTCGCTCTGCCTGCTGTTCTCGCCCGTGGCCCTGGTCATGGCCGCGTCCTACAGCTTCTGCAAGCGGTTCACCTACTGGTGCCACTTCGTGCTCGGCTCGGTCCTGGGGCTGGCCCCGGTGGCGGGCTGGATCTGCGTGACCCCGTCCATCTCCCTGCCCTCGGTCCTGCTGTTCTGCGGCGTGACCCTGTGGGTGGCCGGGTTCGATCTGCTCTACGCCAGCCAGGACGCGGACTTCGACCGCGGCCGGGGGCTGTGGTCCATCCCGGCCCGGCTGGGCATCCCGTCGGCCCTGTTCATCTCCACCCTGAGCCACGTGGCGGCGGCCGCCTTCTTCCTGCTGGCCGGCTGGGCCGCGCAGCTGGGCGGGGTCTACTTCACGGTGGCCGCGCTCCTGGGCGTGACTCTCATGGCCGAGCACATGCTGGTCAAGGCGGACGACATGAGCCGGGTGAACGTGGCCTTCTTCACCATGAACGGGGTCATCTCCGTGGTCCTGTTCCTGGCCACGGTCATTGATCTGGCGGTCCGGGGCTGA